From Desulfobacterales bacterium, the proteins below share one genomic window:
- a CDS encoding C4-type zinc ribbon domain-containing protein gives MQNSFKAQIYVLIRLQEIDTEIKCIELMLASVTEKHAALDSRLEACEFGLEQDKTLVDEVRKKYRAYESDTKVNTSMAKKSEERLRSVKTNKEYQSILKEIEDLKSKNSVIEDAMLECLDRIEDVEKNLEIKTQQYAAVSAQIASEKKAIINESKKAGKKLQQLKADWDVISGTIQPELLSTFLRVKEKIGTAVVPVIDAVCQGCHLNIPPQMFNELQRNDILRFCPQCQRIIFWRKTE, from the coding sequence ATGCAAAATTCCTTTAAAGCACAGATCTATGTTTTAATAAGATTGCAGGAAATCGATACGGAAATAAAATGTATCGAATTAATGCTGGCGAGCGTAACGGAAAAACATGCTGCTCTCGACTCGCGTCTTGAGGCGTGTGAATTTGGCCTTGAACAGGACAAAACATTGGTTGACGAGGTCAGGAAGAAATATCGCGCGTATGAGTCAGACACAAAGGTGAATACTTCCATGGCGAAAAAGAGCGAAGAAAGACTCAGATCTGTCAAGACCAATAAAGAATATCAATCCATATTGAAAGAGATTGAGGATCTGAAATCGAAAAATTCAGTGATTGAAGATGCCATGCTGGAATGTCTGGATCGTATCGAGGATGTTGAGAAAAATCTGGAAATTAAAACACAGCAGTATGCAGCGGTCAGTGCTCAAATCGCCAGTGAGAAAAAGGCGATAATTAACGAGTCCAAAAAGGCGGGGAAAAAACTCCAGCAGCTTAAAGCCGATTGGGACGTGATTTCAGGTACGATTCAGCCCGAACTGCTGAGCACATTCCTCAGGGTAAAGGAAAAAATAGGTACGGCGGTTGTCCCTGTCATTGACGCTGTCTGCCAGGGGTGCCATCTGAACATACCGCCTCAGATGTTCAATGAACTGCAACGAAATGACATTTTGAGATTCTGTCCGCAATGCCAGAGGATTATTTTTTGGAGAAAAACCGAATAA
- a CDS encoding TIGR00725 family protein: MKTSLIIGVMGGGTASAEEIEAAYLLGSLIAKQGWILLNGGRNTGIMDASAKGAWDEGGLTIGILPDNNYSRMSEYIKIPVLTGMGDARNMINVLSSHILVACPGQAGTISEIALSLKNHRKVILMNFETGTIFNDYLKQGLISCVKTPGEVIEKIKEMIA, encoded by the coding sequence ATGAAAACGTCTTTGATAATAGGCGTAATGGGAGGCGGAACCGCCTCAGCAGAAGAAATTGAAGCGGCTTACCTGCTAGGAAGTCTGATCGCAAAGCAGGGATGGATTCTGTTAAATGGAGGAAGAAACACCGGAATCATGGATGCCTCGGCAAAAGGGGCCTGGGACGAAGGGGGATTGACCATTGGAATATTGCCGGACAACAATTACAGCCGCATGTCAGAGTATATCAAAATCCCGGTATTAACCGGAATGGGAGATGCCCGAAACATGATCAATGTCCTTTCCAGCCATATCCTTGTTGCCTGCCCGGGACAGGCTGGAACCATTTCAGAGATAGCGCTGTCCCTGAAAAACCACAGGAAAGTGATCCTGATGAATTTTGAAACAGGGACAATTTTTAACGATTATCTGAAACAGGGATTGATCAGCTGTGTAAAAACACCGGGGGAAGTGATCGAAAAAATCAAAGAAATGATAGCATGA
- a CDS encoding Nif3-like dinuclear metal center hexameric protein, with protein sequence MIASVADIINVMRKIAPPYLAEHWDNPGLQVGCKEWPVKTVWISLDPAYDVVEAACNQGADMLITHHPLIFNPLRSVDLSSPIGSIIQLAVHHHLSIYSAHTNLDSAKGGVNDILSSMLGLEETYSLVKRSDSEQYHLVIITSAGAQCTIAASLNDMAAGKTELKTWRIFSEYKSDSIPRAPGSGGGGGIEKTIYPVNKIRIEVVLLRKDIQRCLDQIKRDLKEQNLSEDDLSWEVYPACSYDEHQGLGRVGSLQRPVTLEAFAQRIKTILGLPFVKVSGKPDLMIHKAALCSGSGSSLMKDFLSSGAQVFVSGDLRYHDARMVEDAHLGLIDIGHFNSEIVVVEALARRLSKHLTAAGFNQIRIKACSIEKEPFSLV encoded by the coding sequence ATGATTGCTTCAGTAGCCGATATCATCAACGTAATGCGAAAGATCGCTCCGCCTTATCTGGCAGAGCATTGGGATAATCCAGGGCTGCAGGTCGGCTGTAAAGAATGGCCGGTGAAAACTGTTTGGATATCGCTTGATCCTGCATATGATGTTGTCGAAGCGGCATGCAATCAGGGGGCGGATATGTTAATCACTCACCATCCATTGATTTTTAACCCGCTTCGATCCGTTGATTTGAGCTCTCCGATCGGCTCTATTATTCAGCTTGCTGTCCATCATCATCTGTCCATATACTCCGCTCATACGAACCTTGACAGCGCAAAAGGCGGCGTCAACGATATCCTTTCCTCCATGTTGGGACTGGAGGAGACATATTCCCTGGTCAAGCGGTCAGATTCTGAACAATATCATCTGGTCATAATCACTTCCGCCGGAGCTCAATGCACGATCGCTGCATCGCTCAATGATATGGCCGCCGGAAAAACAGAGCTTAAAACATGGCGGATATTTTCGGAATACAAGTCTGATTCCATACCCCGGGCACCCGGTTCCGGAGGTGGGGGCGGTATTGAAAAAACGATCTATCCGGTAAATAAAATACGTATTGAGGTCGTTCTTCTCCGGAAAGACATACAGCGTTGTCTCGATCAGATAAAACGGGACCTGAAAGAACAGAATCTGTCGGAAGATGACTTGAGCTGGGAAGTCTATCCGGCATGCAGCTATGATGAACATCAGGGGCTTGGACGGGTAGGTTCGCTTCAGAGGCCTGTGACGCTTGAAGCCTTTGCGCAAAGAATTAAAACGATACTCGGGTTGCCATTTGTCAAAGTTTCAGGCAAACCTGATTTGATGATTCATAAGGCGGCATTGTGCAGTGGAAGTGGCTCCAGTCTCATGAAGGACTTTTTATCATCCGGTGCACAGGTGTTTGTCAGTGGTGATTTGCGGTATCATGATGCCAGAATGGTGGAGGACGCGCATCTTGGATTGATTGATATCGGGCACTTTAATTCGGAAATTGTCGTAGTTGAGGCGCTTGCCCGCAGGCTCAGTAAGCACCTGACAGCGGCCGGGTTTAATCAGATCCGTATTAAAGCCTGTTCGATAGAAAAAGAACCGTTCAGTCTTGTTTAA
- a CDS encoding cold-shock protein: MAEGIVKWFNDKKGYGFIEQETGKDIFVHHTAINMSGFRTLNQGERVGFDVEQSDRGPEAKNVSRLETV, from the coding sequence TTGGCAGAAGGAATTGTGAAATGGTTCAATGATAAAAAAGGGTATGGATTTATCGAACAGGAAACGGGAAAGGATATTTTTGTTCATCATACGGCCATTAATATGTCAGGATTCAGAACACTGAATCAGGGCGAGCGTGTAGGCTTTGATGTTGAGCAAAGTGACCGGGGGCCGGAAGCTAAAAATGTATCGCGACTGGAAACGGTTTAA
- a CDS encoding SufD family Fe-S cluster assembly protein yields the protein MREVDHEKDIRFENYEVDAGNHDYVDQLSQINESDARKFLDVGVDIDSGENGRLGTFIQKDRSVIHCKSQQEGIEMMGILQAQEMHPWLKDYLWKSISPDTDMFTSYAYQKPQGGFFIHAHAGVKAKETIQTCMYIAKEGFAQNVHNVLIAEENSELHVITGCATAPHLLSGLHVGVSEFYIKKGAKVKFTMIHDWGEEVNVRPRTVTHVEAGGVFVSNYISLKSVGSLQMFPTTYLDGEGSVARFNSILVAGKGSHLDVGSRVVLNAPKTRAEIISRAIVSGGTVIARGDLIGKVRDIKAHLECKGLILKEGLMHAVPELRGYVPDLEMSHEAAVGKIDQKEIEYLMARGLDEDEAISTIVRGFLNVEIEGLPSGLRQRLDEAISNTQKDMM from the coding sequence ATGCGCGAAGTAGATCATGAAAAAGATATCCGTTTTGAAAATTATGAGGTCGATGCCGGGAACCACGATTATGTTGATCAACTGTCACAGATTAATGAAAGCGATGCCAGAAAATTCCTCGATGTTGGTGTCGATATTGATTCAGGCGAAAATGGGCGGTTAGGCACGTTTATTCAGAAAGATCGTTCAGTCATTCACTGCAAGTCTCAGCAGGAGGGAATCGAGATGATGGGTATTTTGCAGGCTCAGGAAATGCATCCATGGCTGAAAGACTATCTCTGGAAAAGCATATCTCCGGATACGGACATGTTTACCTCCTATGCGTATCAAAAGCCCCAGGGAGGTTTTTTTATCCATGCGCATGCCGGTGTCAAGGCGAAGGAAACTATCCAGACCTGCATGTATATCGCCAAAGAAGGATTTGCCCAAAATGTACATAATGTGCTGATCGCCGAAGAGAATTCCGAGCTTCATGTCATTACCGGATGTGCGACCGCACCCCATCTGCTCAGTGGCCTTCATGTCGGGGTTTCGGAGTTTTATATTAAAAAAGGCGCCAAAGTCAAGTTTACCATGATCCATGACTGGGGTGAGGAAGTCAATGTCCGGCCCAGAACCGTAACGCATGTGGAAGCAGGCGGTGTATTCGTGTCCAATTATATTTCTCTGAAATCGGTCGGGTCTCTTCAGATGTTTCCCACCACCTATCTCGATGGAGAAGGCTCTGTGGCAAGGTTTAACAGCATTCTTGTGGCCGGTAAAGGGAGTCATCTGGATGTCGGTTCCAGAGTTGTTTTGAATGCTCCCAAAACCAGGGCCGAGATTATCTCCAGAGCCATTGTTTCCGGTGGGACTGTCATTGCCAGGGGGGATCTGATCGGAAAAGTCAGAGATATTAAAGCGCATCTGGAATGTAAGGGCTTGATCCTCAAGGAAGGCCTCATGCATGCGGTTCCGGAACTTCGCGGCTATGTGCCGGATCTGGAAATGTCGCACGAGGCGGCTGTCGGGAAAATCGATCAGAAAGAGATCGAATATCTTATGGCAAGGGGCCTGGATGAAGATGAGGCAATTTCAACGATCGTGAGAGGCTTTTTAAATGTGGAGATAGAGGGTTTGCCGTCAGGTCTCAGACAGCGATTGGATGAAGCGATATCAAACACCCAGAAGGATATGATGTAG
- the ispD gene encoding 2-C-methyl-D-erythritol 4-phosphate cytidylyltransferase, with translation MIFGLIVAAGKGERMKQTQRKQYIRVGNCSIVGHTLAAFDACDLIDTIYLIVPEEDLGYCRNQILPPLMLQKTVICTPGGGERQISVYNGLKSMGGKPDDIVVIHDGVRPFVRPSHIAASIEGAKKWGACLLGIPVSDTLKRVDPSGFIIGTVERAAVWVAQTPQAFRYGSILKAHEEAEIKGLTATDDASLLELTGKSVRMVSGSRLNIKITTREDLIFATALLSCQSSSARL, from the coding sequence ATGATTTTTGGATTGATCGTTGCAGCCGGCAAGGGCGAGAGAATGAAACAAACGCAACGGAAACAGTATATCCGGGTTGGTAACTGTTCGATTGTGGGCCACACGCTCGCCGCATTTGATGCCTGCGATTTGATCGACACCATTTATTTGATAGTGCCGGAAGAGGATCTGGGATACTGCCGGAATCAGATTCTTCCGCCGTTGATGCTTCAGAAAACCGTTATTTGCACCCCTGGGGGGGGTGAACGACAAATTTCAGTTTATAACGGGCTTAAATCCATGGGCGGGAAGCCGGACGATATTGTCGTAATTCATGATGGGGTGCGGCCTTTTGTCCGTCCGTCGCATATTGCAGCCAGTATTGAGGGCGCAAAAAAATGGGGGGCCTGTCTGCTGGGTATTCCGGTATCTGACACATTGAAACGAGTCGATCCATCCGGCTTTATTATAGGAACCGTAGAACGTGCCGCCGTATGGGTGGCCCAGACACCACAGGCGTTTCGTTATGGTTCAATTCTGAAGGCGCATGAGGAGGCGGAAATAAAAGGCTTAACCGCCACCGATGATGCCTCCCTTCTGGAGTTAACGGGAAAAAGCGTCAGGATGGTTTCCGGCAGCCGTTTAAACATCAAGATCACGACAAGGGAAGATTTGATTTTTGCAACGGCGTTGCTCAGTTGTCAGTCATCATCCGCCCGGCTTTAA
- a CDS encoding HPr family phosphocarrier protein — MKTSLSENAFTEKARCFSHDFLKCCICLSKCRDPRPLFTKKFYSTFVSASQLLEDFLDIHGAKNNRNWYFYRELSAAVRQLSLASYSQRHISNRLPFYNLSDIEKIKLDGEATLLFLNRTLIKMAPVILDEARRLHIPIPEHGFDDSEFISVSTGEMLEYDIDDEDKDQQKENIIKIASDFLNIGRTFDQLAFYKPYNIDEIMALVPAKVNEVEIRRFEMLVHNLQSSFDTYVIHGGYQYGNRKMKELRSFFSVVFHLMQMMGRLLHFYERHLHDAGYKNTYKNAQEKLSALIDPHQLLFYTINYGLNYVCHFLKTGECLARQILNENIERSSIAVNIPVKLGFHCRPSLLVAKIVQHYGGQVELCFGSSRFDASSVLNIQWAGGQIQKENIKQVLFEGDVRALRDIKILAGVNYGEDTMGKGVPLPPELKYLT; from the coding sequence ATGAAAACGTCCCTATCAGAAAATGCGTTTACCGAGAAGGCCAGGTGTTTTTCCCATGATTTTCTAAAATGCTGTATCTGTCTGTCCAAATGCAGGGATCCTCGTCCGTTATTTACAAAAAAGTTTTATTCAACGTTTGTAAGTGCTTCGCAGCTGCTGGAAGACTTTCTGGATATCCATGGTGCAAAAAATAATAGAAACTGGTATTTTTACAGAGAATTGTCTGCCGCCGTCCGGCAACTGAGCCTGGCAAGTTATTCACAACGGCATATCTCCAACCGTCTTCCGTTTTATAACCTTTCGGACATCGAAAAAATCAAGCTGGACGGTGAAGCCACTCTCTTGTTTTTAAACCGGACGCTGATTAAGATGGCGCCGGTGATTCTTGATGAAGCCCGGCGCCTTCATATTCCCATTCCGGAGCACGGATTTGATGATTCGGAATTTATTTCCGTTTCAACCGGCGAGATGCTCGAATATGACATCGATGATGAAGACAAGGACCAGCAAAAGGAAAATATTATCAAAATTGCCAGTGATTTTTTAAATATTGGCAGGACATTCGATCAGCTGGCCTTTTACAAACCATATAATATTGATGAAATCATGGCCCTTGTGCCTGCCAAGGTCAACGAGGTGGAAATTCGAAGATTTGAAATGCTGGTTCATAATCTGCAGTCTTCGTTTGACACCTATGTTATCCACGGGGGATATCAGTACGGAAATCGTAAAATGAAGGAACTCCGGTCATTTTTTTCCGTTGTGTTTCATCTGATGCAAATGATGGGGCGGCTGCTTCATTTCTATGAGAGGCATCTTCATGATGCCGGTTACAAAAATACCTATAAAAATGCACAGGAAAAACTCTCCGCACTTATAGACCCTCATCAGCTGTTGTTTTATACCATCAATTACGGCCTCAATTACGTGTGTCATTTTCTGAAAACAGGCGAATGCCTTGCCAGACAGATATTGAATGAAAATATTGAGCGGTCATCCATCGCGGTCAATATCCCGGTCAAGCTCGGGTTTCACTGCAGACCCAGTCTTCTGGTTGCCAAAATCGTTCAGCATTATGGCGGTCAGGTGGAACTGTGTTTTGGCTCGAGCCGGTTTGATGCCAGCAGCGTACTCAATATCCAGTGGGCCGGTGGCCAGATCCAGAAAGAAAATATTAAACAAGTCTTGTTTGAAGGGGATGTCCGCGCATTACGGGATATAAAAATTCTTGCCGGAGTAAATTACGGTGAAGATACCATGGGCAAGGGCGTCCCGCTTCCGCCGGAATTGAAGTACCTTACATAG
- a CDS encoding ABC transporter ATP-binding protein — protein sequence MLQIEELRVEVGGKTILDNVNMEVPKGETHILFGPNGSGKTTLMMTIMGFSGYDVKRGKIIFKGEDITHMPIYERARLGIGVSFQRPPTIKGLKTRHIVEICDRNGTADVESLAKQLNMTDFLERDVNQNFSGGEIKRCEMLQLMSQQPDLVLLDEPESGVDLENIGLLGDTINRLLGRNVRTPSIKPHKDVVKEDMKSALVITHTGHILDYITADKGQVLYNGVLCCSRNPRDILNWIREYGYEECIRCAK from the coding sequence ATGCTTCAGATTGAAGAACTGAGGGTAGAAGTCGGAGGAAAAACCATACTGGATAATGTCAATATGGAAGTCCCCAAGGGGGAAACTCATATTCTTTTTGGACCGAACGGCTCCGGGAAAACGACATTAATGATGACGATCATGGGGTTCTCCGGTTATGACGTCAAACGCGGGAAAATCATATTCAAGGGTGAAGATATTACACATATGCCGATTTATGAGCGGGCAAGACTCGGTATCGGCGTTTCGTTTCAGCGACCCCCAACGATCAAGGGGTTGAAAACCCGTCATATCGTTGAAATCTGTGATCGTAATGGAACAGCAGATGTCGAAAGTCTGGCAAAACAATTGAATATGACTGATTTTCTCGAACGTGATGTAAATCAGAATTTTTCAGGTGGTGAAATCAAGCGCTGTGAAATGCTTCAGCTTATGTCGCAACAGCCGGATCTTGTTCTGCTGGATGAACCTGAATCGGGTGTCGATCTGGAGAATATAGGACTGCTGGGCGATACCATAAATAGACTTCTAGGACGAAATGTAAGAACTCCAAGTATCAAACCTCACAAGGACGTTGTCAAGGAAGATATGAAATCCGCTCTTGTAATTACTCATACCGGTCATATTCTGGATTATATCACCGCTGACAAGGGGCAGGTGCTTTATAACGGAGTTTTGTGCTGTTCCAGAAATCCTCGGGATATATTAAACTGGATCAGAGAATATGGCTATGAGGAGTGTATCAGATGCGCGAAGTAG